The following DNA comes from Miscanthus floridulus cultivar M001 chromosome 5, ASM1932011v1, whole genome shotgun sequence.
GGAAGAGGAGATTAAATATGATCCAGGCTTGAGAAAACAAATTGATGCTTACCATCCTAACCATAGAGAAAAGGTCAGAAGAAAATATTTGGAAAATGGACCTTGCCAGCCTCGCACATGTAATTTTCCTGTTTCAAATATTGGAGACAAGCCAAGAAGATTTATCCCGGAATGGTTTGATGAGTTTGGAAGTTGGCTTGAATATAGTGAGTCAAAGGACAGAGCATATTGCTTTTGTTGTTTCTTATTCAAAGAAAAGAAGGATGTAAGATATGAATCATTTATAGTTAATGGTTGGAATGGTTATCATAGGAAAGGAAGGATAAAGTCACatgttggtgatgttggtggcttACACTATAATGCAATGAAGAAGTGTGATGATTTGTTACAAAGAAGGCAACACATAGATGTTGCTTACAATCAGATAAGTGAGACTACAAAGAAGGCTTATTTTACTCGGTTGAATGGATCTATTGATACTGCTAGGCTATTATTGAAGCAAGGATTGCCTTTTCGTGGTCATGATGAGTAACTAGAATCCAACAATAAAGGGAACTTCAAGGAGTTTTATGATTGCTTAGCACAACATGATCTAGAGTTACGCAAAGTGGTGAGTACAAATGCTGCAGCTAATAGTTGTTTGCTAGCTCCTGAAATTCAAAGGGACATTGTTGAATGTTTTGCAAATGAGATTGTACACTCTATCCTTGAAGAACTGGGCAATGATGTGTtttgcttgctagttgatgagTCAAGAGATGTTTCTTGCAAAGAACAAATGGTTGTGGTCTTGAGGTATGTTGACAAATGTGGGATCATGAAAGAGAGGTTTGTTGGCGTTGTGCATGTGACTGAAACGACTTCTTCCCACCTGAAGTCATCTATTGATTCTTTACTTGCAAAGTTTAAACTAAGCTTAAAGCAAGTTCGAGGCCAAGGATATGATGGTGCTAGCAATATGCGAGGTGAGTTCAATGGCTTGCAATCATTGATCATGAGAGAAAGTAGGACAGCTTATTATGTGCATTGCTTTGCTCACCAACTTCAATTAGTCATTGTGGCAGTCATGAGAAAACATAAGGGCGTAAGCAATTTCTTAAGCATGATTTCTATCTTATTAAATGTGGTGGGTGGATCAGCTAAGAGACAGGATATGATTAGAGATATTAATCATGAACAAGTGACAAAGGCATTAGGTTGTTGGCAACTTGAGACTGGGACAGGGTTAAATCAAGAGCAATGCCTTCAAAGACCCGGAGATACTCGTTGGAGTTCTCATTATAAAACTTTCAAAAGTTTAGTCAACATGTTTCCTACAATAGTTGAAGTGCTAAAAGTTGTTGAAAAGGATGACAGAGATTGAAAAAATAGAGATCAAGCATCAAATCTTCTAGTATACTTCAAATCATTTGACTTTGCCTTTTATTTGCATCTCATGTTGACTACATTAACTGCCACAAATGCCTTGTCATTAGCATTGCAACGCAAGGATCAAGACATTGTAAATGCCATTGGATGTGTGAAATCAACTAGACTCCATTTGAATAATCTTAGAAGAGATGGGTGGGACAAATTATTAGATGAAGTGAATGAGTTTTGTGACATGCATGAAATTGACCGAGTGGAAATGGAAGATGCCTATGTTGATCCCCGACAACCTAGAAAAAAATCATGAATTACATACAAGCATCACTATGAAGTGGATTGCTTTAATGATGTTATTGATTGGCTAGTTCAAGAGCTTGATAGCCGCTTTAGTGAGACAAGCTCTCAATTGCTTGTTTGCTCGGCCGCTTTTGACCCAAGGGATTGATTTCATGCTTTTGATATGGAGACTTTGATGAGCTTAGCAAAACTATATCCTGATGATTTTAGTACTGATGATTTGAGAGACCTTAGTCACTACCTTTGCCTTTACATTGCCGATGTGCGAGAAGATGCTAGATTCTCCAACATCAACACTATTGGTGAGCTCTCTCAAAAAATGGTTGAGACAGGGAAACATCGTTGTTATCCATTGGTCTATCAACTTTTGAAGCTTGTGCTAGTACTGCCTGTCGCTACTGCAACAGTTGAGAGATGCTTTTCTAGAATGAAGATTGTCAAAACAAGCTTGTCTAATCGCATGAGTGATCAACACTTGAGTCATAGACTTATTTGCTatctagagaaagaagaaatgaaGAAAGTTAGCAACGAGGTTGTGGTTCATCGTTTCATGACCATGGAAGGAAAATGACGTAAATATGATCTCTAATAGGTAATGCAATGTATCTACTTTTAATCGATAGTTCTACAATTTATTTGCTAAATAATTGACCTATTTGTTTTCTTTCCTTTTAGGCTAGTGGGATCTTCATCATGGTCTTCtggatcacatattttgctatatTGGGCTTGTTTTGTTCATGATTTTGACATTCTATCAACGAATACACTTCTTTTTGTTAAACGGTGAGTGTTATGTTTCGACCAAATTCTCATCTCTATTGCTAGAAGTCAAATTTGATATTAAAATCTAATagttgtgtcggtgtttcggaccggggggtcctcaaccgactagtgaatttgttctacgtgctcccgattccggatggtgatgcaaagagacacaagatttatactggttcaggcaattggcgccctacgtccagtctgagagatcgaacttgtattccttgcaccgaagtgctcgtagtagggggttacaagctaagggagagagggaactagtcctaggtctcggcatggtgtcgtgtgggccgtctgagacgctGCTCTCAAGCGGCTAGAATGTGTGCGTGTCCGTGTGTTACCCGGTATTCCCCTTCCTCTAAGTGGCCTaagtcttctccttttatagttgaagggaggacaaggacagtacatataatactatgcggcgtcatgccaataggggcggcatgtccgaaccctgtggcctgttcctgtggcggcgtggcggcATGTCCaaaccctgtggcctgttcctgtggcggcgtggttgtcccatcatatcatgtgcgtcgtgggagccccgggaatgcctcaGAGTGGACGCGGTGGCGAACATACAAGCACTGTGGACGAACTGTatgcgaggccgagacttggtcggtgctgaggcttgcactgcggtgggggggtctcggcaggcacgaaccccaagatcgccgaggccctggtgtacagtaccgaggccttgagcgggcggctgatcgtgggtacagcgttaagacacagtggctggtaatccccgtcgtaccctgtctcagccggtatggcactgatcgtggacacagtggtaggacacagtggtcagtaatccccgccgtgccttgtcctggccggtatggcgctgatgcgacctcgggtcgcgtcggccattctgtggcgttgagccaccgtccggctgagattgcgggagtggttgaagcattaatgagacatgacacgctgtcgggagggtcggccgaggcgagGGGCGACGGACCGTGGATGAGTttgcctcgagcgatacggagaatgaggcctcgcgcgagacggagatcaggctccttgccaaggcatcgcgcgagaggcctcacgcgatacggagaacgcgcctcctaccgaggccttctgtggagagcctcgggcgaggcggagacggcgttccctgctgaggccttccctggggagcctcgcacgaagcggagtttgcgtcGGGATGccaagacctcctgctcgaggctcgaggcgaggagggggaggacccagtgggctctaTCGcagcgggtgaggggcccacgacttaccttctagcttttatttttttagatgggactctGGCGActcatttgatgttttgcttggggtaccccattctaaggtacccgacagtagccccgagccttgaggggagtgcgtgcactccccgtgagggtttgtcgaggcttggtttatacctaCCTCGTAGGAATcagggtttgttttttgaggtttcggtgggtgcgcgcgagcgcacccgccgggtgtagccccgagccctcgaaggagtggagttactcctccaggggctttcttcttTTTCGCGTCTAAACAAGTAGTTcctattgcatttgccgagcccccaagcgcaagttcaggttgcgggggtcccggcgaggctgcaggaagaaGCCCTCTTGCcctcgcacagagcgagaggttcgtcaggggtcccctgactttgggtatgatcctcatgcttcctttcgctcggaaggaggggtggaatgtgccaggctacccttgatgggcccgagcgtggacacttccggtgagctgttagtgggtagtccgagtggaggcccaagccccgttcgctgggggacggctagtggtccagagacgcactccaagagtaccagggggtttctctagtgggtgccgaggccgttcacgggcctcggtggctcagtgcctccctatggtgggatcccattcggatacttccccgccggtctcgaacacgacttaggacgccccgagcgaccgttcgctcgggcctgggccattcgtaggttCGCCCCgatgtcatccctgactctattgccttggggcggctgtcgaaaccttttggaggcccagccttcgaacccctagaccgtaacgggctcggtgcccttttatcgtgtttgtagcgaaacctctagcgcggttttggactgtttgccttcgtcttgggtgttctggccctttcatctgatcttcatatgtccttttcattcggacggagggtcagtttgctgagcccattctggtctcagcaaggttgcaggaagagcccctagcctctacgtgagagggccgtcgggagttcccctggctttttatacgcccctcacgcatgagggtttgtttgccgaggcccctttgggcgcgagcctaggtcatggggtctcggcatatttgcaggaggagccccctagcctctgagaAGGCTGTcgagggttcccctgacttttttatgcgaccctcgcgcttccttttcgctcggaaggaggggtggaatgtgccttgcTACCcttgatgggcacgagcggtggcacttccggtgagctattatcgggtagttcaagtggaggcccgaacctcgttcgttaggggatggctagcggtccagagacacactccaagagtaccagaggatttctctagtgggtgccgaggccattcgttgggcctcggtggctcggtgcctccctacggtgggatcccattcggatactttcctgctggtctcggacatgactttgggcgtcccaagcgtttcgctcgcgtgggtctcggccccgtataggctcacttgcagttgcccctgactctgttatcctagggcagctgtcgaaaccctttggggtccagccttcgaacccctggatcataataggctcagagcccggttccttcctatgaaaggaacaggccgcgggaaatatcttcccaatTGGCTCGGCCGTGGGtggcgcaccttttgaggcggtttcatggggaggcgaaacgatgCCTACTGCCATAGTGGCTGAGCGCgacgtgatggacgggacgtaactgttctcgcatttaatgtgggagacgtgggcgcgtgggccgccgaaatcggctcgtggttaaccacgccggacgggggaaaacctccccgatttcatcgcccgttcgtttcgcctcctccctgcataaatacccaagggatctcgcccctcctcgtcttaccttgcctgcattagcaccgcctccattgagccatcgccagagcagcgggtgccaggaagaagaggagagaagagcgagcctagggagaaagcgaggaaaaagcgagagcatgggagggagagagaaaaactcaccgccgcgcctgattcctccatcgcacccatggccagtaacgtcgttgttgtcgaggcggacccttgggatccgtcggacgtcaccgaggagatgctctagtcgcttgtcgatggtggactcctccgcccggtgacagaccctagtaggccagagtggattgctccgtacggtgaGCCAGAGCCAAGGCCTCGCAatggctatgtcgtgagctttgtctccttccacgagcgtggcctcggcgtcccagcggaccggttcatgcgtgcgctcccgcactactacggcatggagctccacaattttaatcctaactccatcgctcaggcggctatctttgttgccacctgcgaggggtatttggggatcgctccccattgggatttgtggctccacctgttccgagcggagcatactaccaagccgacgggcacgtcgggtaagaggaaggcatcgagggccggaggctacactctccaagtgcgtcaggaccgcctgcacctctacatctcggcccaactcgcgtcctccaaccgccggtggtacacgagttggttttacctccgcaacgacgatggaggacttcccccttatactgggcggattgtggggagttgcccgaagaaatggaagtggggcgtcccaaaggtcgaccagcccaagctggagccgctcctggaggggctggtgaGGCTACGGAGCCATGGCCTCACGGTCGATGTGGTCGTGGccaccttccaccgccggagggtgctgccgctgatggctcggcggtggcggctgttcgagatgaggccgggtgagcctgTTGAAGGCACCCagatgtcttcctccgccctctctgacgaggaaattcaccgtcgggtgggggagacagtagatgtgaagttgaggggcggcaacttgacccccttcgcaatgcgaccgtcgcgggggttcctttcgctggtaagttgaGTGCCGCTGtggcctctgagcctcctcaatctccctttatcccttgtttccttatacGCGTTTGTcattccttcaggggatgagggacgtgcgctcctccccgccgcccgttcccgaggatgcGGGGCAGCGGGTGATCAACCGTGCTCACGCCGACGCGTagaagaagcgaaaggacgctaaggcggcaaagcgcacgaagcacatccttgcgtgcgaggcattggataagcgccgccgtcagcaacggaaggatggtctcccgttggaggaatccccatcgacgtcgttgtcgacggaggccttggACGGGAACGACAAGGGCAAGGgtgggcgaggtcccctggaccaccttcctgatgtcgtggaggtggtgcctggggcgtcggcaagcagcccggcacccctaggaaggggaggagaagcggacccggggccagCGGTTGCCTGCTCCAGGGCCGAGGCCGATACACCCGAGgtgcgggcgttaggcaaacacaCCGTCAGCCCGAtaggctcggcggccgtggcggagcaggtggcggtggaggcaacaccaccgcccccgcagaggatcGAGGGGGTGCCGGGGTCCACTGAGGACCGatcggcgccgatggatacggatgtgacgccactgccgccgcctccgccgttgcggatgaggtttgctgtggcaaagcgggggccgccccgttctaagtaagtgtatttttggcagggtcgtAGTATCTTCCATTcacttttttggtctcgcgctaacactgtaggttaattttctttagtcagaagcggcctgcggacgacctccccttggcgcccctcaaggcgcttaaggcgagccctggctcctccgcccactgggtggcagaggcacaagccgccatccaacgTGGCGCGGCGTTGGCGAGGGTCAACCCAAAGGAAccagccacccaaggaggggttgccaaGGCAGCCCCTACATGGTCGGATAGGGccgtcgtgccctttgttgccgaggctcccgaGGCCTCCAAGGCTGAGGCAATGGAGGCCCCAGCGCCTACGACCGCAGTGTCCGCGGTCGGCATTTCTGCGTCTGCTGAGGCCacaatggcggaggccggagcccccgagaccgccgaggccgtgattgcagaggccggagcccctgaggTCACCATGGCCatcgtgatggcggcgaggctgTCTGTGCAGGGGGCAGAGAtgtaggcggcggaggcctcagccatgcccttggctcagggcccgccgttgttgcgggagagcacccaggagacggaggtctatccgatctccttcgATGATACTTCCCAGGCGTGGGAGGTGGTCGGTGCtgaggagaccgatgccgtggagcagccggcatcgctcttgggcgagggaagctcggcccttatGCGGGTGCGACctgagccccacgggtgggatcacccacgggtactgtggcggagccaggatgaccctgagggggagcctctgtttgccctcgaggacacggctgagggcgggcgctggagtaccttcgagcagtaccgcgagctggcggagcggtcgctacggatagcgctgtccgtggtggccgacgaactgcccggagtcgcctaggttcatgttttcctttctcgcgtgacgTTGTTCTTTTCTTGGTTTTGTTGTAATCGATGATCTCTGCTCTacctcctcaggagctcgagacccggtccctcgggaagtcggtcttcctctgGCGGGAGAGGGAaatctaggaccagcttcagcggcagaggggccttcttacCGATGCTAACGAGCTCCTGTCGAcacgaagcgcggaggtggaggacctccgccttcgctgtgccgatgcAAAGGTCGAGGTTGCCACAACTCAGACGCAGCTCACCCCCTTAGCGgcgtggatcaaggagctggaggaggagcttacccgcaccGTCAGCGATCAGGATGCCTTTAGATTCTGGGCTGAAGAAGcaacggcctcgggcaaggccctcgtcGGGCAGCTGGGGGCAAAGGAGAGTGCGCActggctgaccaaaggcgctttGAACGAGGTCCTTGCttcggttgaggcctcgcaaatcgaggctgtggttttgagggggacggtcgagggtgagttccagtccccttgtttCGTTTCCTtgtccttatgttcgctccctaactttcTTGCATGATGCAGAGCTAGGGAGTAAAGCTTCTAGGGCGGcggccgagacccgacgctgggagcagaaggccaagggtgagttccatgggctTTCATCCTTAACTtgggttgttttttctctggcttgacctcattccattttccgtggtgcagagtcagaggcgaagttcactcgggccgccgaggcttccagcgtggtGCAGACAGTGCTCAACACCGAGATCGAGGAGCATGAGGCACTGAAACGTGCCACCCTttctgcctgcgaggccttggaggtcgagggggttcagtcaggcagctcccttgggagtcgcttgattgcgctgagcagctagGTGCACGAGCGActtcgaggggcgctgcacatgggtgtcaagcgggcgatggccgtcatctcctctcactaccttggcgttgacctcccggccatcagtgatggctatgttctgcctgatgatgatgaggaggccaacgcggcggtcgcgaagctgatggaggcggaggGCCCTGgcgcggcgctggcgacgctcttcgaagaggaggtggttcctcccctaccatctgccggtgctgaaggccccgAGCCTTAacctgggccccgggggctatgtaaagatagaacaggggttatttttatatcataacgtttgtggccatcgaggcccttgtttctgaagtatttgtgtttcttagttgtttttctcatgcttCCGAGCCTTTGTCCTCTTTGCTTCTAATCAGATTTCGTTTACAAAATACCCCTttagggcctaagccgtcccttgagcgagaggtagtgagggagtgccatagcccaggggcgtaggccgtctcgcgactctaccggcctcttgcttgggaaacagaccttggtccgaggagtctttACAAATAATTTGTCAGAgcttgctagagtcttggcgtaggaatttttgcgaaaaacaactaaagaatggtgcgtgggacttagggggagtcccccatctagccctcgagggaggcttggttctgccaaggcagagccgagtctcccttgtcatGTTGATTGTATTGCcaagacctacgatgggctcgggggggtttctcgaaaaataagaccaactaaagaacgctttttaattgtatttcgggaaacgacatatacaatgcttggaaatttagggataaaagcgacatagttgttctatgttccaagcgttggtgaagatttcgcccttctcgttggccagcttgtaggtcccgggctttagtacttgggcaataatgtacggtccttcccatggcggggtcagcttgtggcgacccttgttgctctgtgctagcctcaacaccaggtcgcctaccttcaagtctcggcctcggatgtgccgggcctgatagcaccacaggctctgctggtatttggccgagtgtagtagcacgacgtctcgggcttcctccagctgatcaagggcgtcctctcgggtggtgcggttactttgttcgttataggcttgcagccttggggaaccatattccaggtcggtggggaggatggcctcggccccatagactaggaagaaaggcgtgaatcccatggctcggcttggagtgttcctcaggctctagatgaccgacgggagttcggcgagccatttcttgccaaactttttcaaccggttgtgaatccttggcttgaggccttgtaggatcatgccgttggcatgctccACTTGGCCGTtgatccttgggtgtcctacggccgaccagggcactcgaatgtggtggtcgtcgcaaaacgtcaggaactttttgctggtgaactgcgtcccgttgtcggtgataatagtgttggggaccccaaacctgtggataatgttagtgaagaacagcaccgcctgctcggatttgattcgattgattagacgagcctcgatccatttggagaacttgtcgattgataccagtagatgggtgtagcccccgggggccttttgcagatgcccgaccatgtcgagcccccacacggcgaacgaccatgtgatggggatggtttgcagggccagggccgggagatgtgtctgtcgggcgtagtactggcatccctcgcaggagcatactagcttggtagcgtcgacgaccgccattggccagtagaatccttggcggaaagcgttccctacgagcgtccgaggcgccgcatggtgcccgcaagcgcctgtgtgtaagtcccaaagtagggcttggcctgccttggTACTGATATAccattggaggacacctgagggacttcgtctgtacaattcgtcattgtagagggcataAGTCTTGGCTTAGCGCGCAAGCCATCGTGCCTCGGTtctgtcgtcaggaagctcccctcgatcaagccaatcgaggaatgggactcgccaatccgtgttctaatcagtctgcggaggctcggtgttgacttccatgaccttgggctcggtcgagggggtctcggtagTAGAGGGAGCGTCGAGCTTTGCTGTGGGTTCCACAGGTGGACCCTCCTCTATTGCCGAGGTGTAGCCAATGgatggtttgtggaggtctctagcgaagacattcggagggaccggggcccgtgccgaggccatctttgccagctcatcgacggcctcgttgtactttcgcgcgacgtgatttagttcgagaccgtcgaacttgtcttctaggcatcgtaccatcttgcagtaagcctccattttggggtcgaggcagtttgactccttcatcacttgatctatgatgagccgtgagttgcctcggacgtcgaggcgccgtgccccaagctcgatggtgacttgcaagccattgatgagggcctcgtattcggccacattgttggaggcgatgaagtggagccgcaccatgtagcgcatgtgtactccaaggggcgaaatgaagagcaggcccgcacctgccccggtcttcatcagggatccgttgaAGTATAGGGTCCAGCATTCCATctaaatttgagcaggtggcagctgggtatctgtccattcagccacaaaatcggccaagacctaagacttgatcgcttttcaaggcgcaaaggtcaaggtttcccccataagctcgatagcccacttggctatctaGCCCGAGGCCTCtcagttatgaactatctcgcccagggggaaggatgataccacagtcactgggtgtgactcgaagtagtggcgcagtttgcgccgggccaggaccacggcgtagaccagcttctggatgtggggggtagcgtgctttggtctcggagagcacctcgctaatgaaataaacaggtcattgggtgggtagagtatgcccttcttcctacctctctaccactacggcggcgctgaccacttgggtcgttgcggcgatgtagagtaagagggccttgtccatggccgggggtatcaggacaggaggattggtgagcagcctcttgagtctatcgagggcttcctcggcctcaggggtccaagaaaaatgctcggactttctcaagagtcggtacagaggcaagcctttttcgccaaggcatgagatgaagcggctcagggccgcaaggcatcccatgaccctttgcactcccttgaggtctccgattggtcccatgctggttatggccgagaccttctctgggttggcttcaatgccgcgttccgagactatgaatcctaagagcatgcctcgggggactccGAACACACActttttggggttgagcttgatgcccttctctctaaggcatttgaaggttatcctcaaatCGTCGATGAGACCCTCGGCTTTTCTGgtcttgactacgatgtcgtctacgtatgcctcgacggtccgcccaatgttgtcgccaaagacctgggtcatgcatcgttggtatgtggcacctacgtttctgaggccgaagggcatcgtcacgtagcagtacatgccgaagggtgtgatgaaagaagtcgtgagctggtcagactctttcatcttgatctgatggtaaccagaatacgcatcgaggaaagacaaggtctcgcatcctgcggtggaatcaacgatttgatcgattcgaggtaatggaaaagggacctttggacaggctttgttcaaaccggtgtagtctacgcacatcctccatttcccatttttcttcttgactaacatggggttagccaaccactctgggtgggacacttctttgatgaacccggccgccaagagtttctgtgtctcctcaccgatggccctacgcttttcctcgtcgaagcggcgcaggcgttgcctcgccggtctagatccagccCAGATGTCTAGggcgt
Coding sequences within:
- the LOC136454198 gene encoding uncharacterized protein encodes the protein MEAPAPTTAVSAVGISASAEATMAEAGAPETAEAVIAEAGAPEVTMAIVMAARLSVQGAEIAEVEDLRLRCADAKVEVATTQTQLTPLAAWIKELEEELTRTVSDQDAFRFWAEEATASGKALVGQLGAKESAHWLTKGALNEVLASVEASQIEAVVLRGTVEELGSKASRAAAETRRWEQKAKESEAKFTRAAEASSVVQTVLNTEIEEHEALKRATLSACEALEVEGVHDGYVLPDDDEEANAAVAKLMEAEGPGAALATLFEEEVVPPLPSAGAEGPEP